The Procambarus clarkii isolate CNS0578487 chromosome 46, FALCON_Pclarkii_2.0, whole genome shotgun sequence genome includes a region encoding these proteins:
- the LOC138350680 gene encoding uncharacterized protein, with protein MSSTMSVDFNRLRYELTVTKAGRHALASVFMWSYRGTFPVVTYLTQDLGYTNAQYRRVFDAHQRDKLEASSDAATFDITLLYKLLQRVCGLAEKNDPTWTTPGPQGPSLEHLIYSLKQHRNTLAHDNVITEQDLKNKLTDLTDLMTNMLIKAGNKWRIDRQDVDQASRVATEYIDGLRAKIREPLDPSEVDYLAQLHQDIKVFKSHITEEVKQMSRQELTDGYKLLYQIVPAPWLHLNINYNPSLAFTRLRLLEDPVIGARPSHAAKGQDSTRPSHAAKGQDRNYEDILSKRREDGSVPQCVLLTGEGGMGKTTLLKLILEKWVEDPAAIRHLGTVDLVFYVQCRDSHLNTFDDLLRQLLPQTLSDSDADFQLFKEIILSLNILVLIDGYDEVNDHSGRLVKELLHLPGKDVRLVITTRPGWDQELSQLVPHTRPRCNILVLGITPERRVEFAERTIKVLVEEESQRSVITGRFTQQLEQMSQFLGEYLNTPLTLTLLALLCVEAPDEFNNLTTNTQIYEKIHDFITSKLVSRLTDKHVDDPKGKCDQFLLFFEEISLRGIQRQEYDLRPETEAEIREKCKTLGLPQEEVLSNYFTRTSYRRGLSVVWVFGYFHARYQEYCASRGLVDLLLRAEQDRGDPASHRVSGESSIIIDLLVEVVVWVIGYFHARYQEYCASRGLVDLLLRAEQDRGDPASHRVSGERFIIIDLLVDVVRKEKRSLRDHLRRSKFDISAVYQEFRERPRWENILVSTTGVLCARGVEHRFITHIIDLWKMVKNSTDELLKQRLSTLSVLAKMKVTISLELYYSLYSKDGNIDKLKHCLERLTAPGSKCKLVKFRGVLSEAAIPLLPHTLETLLLVLTLQQLTVLIRHLPHLPHLQRLDIGLDVRGYVVPDTLDATGYVDPDTLGSLPYQGKILNLTISWDLTDDDRAIDWCCRLAAQLCPPSRGGYSLLYFFNTRLTSVGGERLLRELHRRGVTGDNLTICIEYSEDSDDTKHLQELGASLNNFNNVKIL; from the exons ATGTCCTCCACAATGTCAGTAGATTTTAACAGACTGCGGTATGAACTGACTGTGACTAAGGCAGGACGACACGCGCTAGCAAGTGTGTTTATGTGGTCGTACCGGGGCACCTTCCCAGTAGTGACTTACCTCACTCAGGACTTGGGGTACACCAATGCTCAGTACAGGCGTGTCTTCGATGCTCACCAGAGGGATAAACTCGAAGCTTCCTCTGACGCGGCAACTTTTGACATCACCCTGTTGTATAAACTCCTGCaacgtgtgtgtggtctggctgaGAAGAATGACCCCACGTGGACCACTCCAGGGCctcagggaccatcacttgaacacCTCATTTACAGCCTGAAGCAACACCGAAACACGTTGGCCCATGATAATGTGATAACGGAGCAAGACCTGAAGAATAAGCTGACGGATCTCACTGACTTAATGACAAATATGTTGATTAAGGCTGGCAACAAGTGGAGGATAGACCGCCAGGATGTGGACCAGGCGAGCAGAGTTGCCACAGAGTATATTGATGGACTGCGAGCAAAGATCAGAGAGCCGCTGGATCCCTCAGAGGTGGACTATTTAGCTCAGCTCCACCAAGATATTAAGGTGTTCAAAAGCCACATCACAGAAGAGGTTAAGCAGATGAGCAGGCAGGAGCTAACTGACGGGTATAAACTGCTGTACCAGATTGTTCCCGCACCCTGGCTCCACCTCAACATTAACTACAACCCAAGTCTTGCTTTTACTCGACTACGACTCCTTGAAGATCCCGTCATAGGGGCAAGACCCTCCCACGCTGCCAAGGGTCAGGATAGCACAAGACCCTCCCACGCTGCCAAGGGTCAGGATAGAAACTATGAAGACATCTTGAGTAAGAGACGAGAGGACGGAAGCGTCCCTCAATGTGTCCTCCTGACGGGGGAAGGTGGTATGGGCAAGACAACTttactcaagctcatcctcgagaaGTGGGTAGAGGACCCTGCTGCCATACGTCACCTGGGCACTGTGGACCTCGTTTTCTATGTACAGTGCAGGGACTCACATCTTAATACCTTCGATGATCTCCTCCGCCAGTTGCTGCCTCAAACACTTAGTGATTCTGACGCTGACTTCCAGCTGTTTAAGGAGATAATCTTGAGCTTAAATATATTAGTCCTGATTGACGGCTACGACGAGGTCAACGACCATTCAGGAAGGCTGGTGAAGGAGCTGTTGCACCTGCCTGGCAAGGATGTGAGGTTGGTGATAACCACACGGCCGGGGTGGGACCAAGAACTGTCACAGCTCgtcccacacaccagacctcgctgcaacatcctcgtcttgggcatcactccagaacgtcgcgtggagttcgccgagagaaccatcaaggtgctggtggaggaagagagccaacggagtgtcatcacagggaggtttacccagcagctggagcagatgagtcagttcctgggtgagtacctcaacactccactcaccttgaccttgttggcgctgctgtgtgtcgaggctccagatgaatttaacaacctcaccacaaacACTCAAATCTACGAGAAGATTCATGACTTCATAACCAGTAAACTGGTGTCCAGACTCACAGACAAACATGTGGATGACCCGAAAGGAAAATGTGACCAGTTTCTGTTGTTCTTTGAAGAGATTAGtttaagagggatccagaggcaggAGTACGACCTTCGGCCGGAGACGGAAGCGGAGATTAGGGAGAAGTGTAAAACTCTGGGACTGCCGCAGGAGGAGGTCTTGTCCAACTATTTCACAAGAACCAGCTACCGTCGGGGCctcagtgtggtgtgggtgtttggctattttcacgccaggtaccaggagtattgTGCCAGCAGGGGGCTGGTCGATCTCTTGTTGAGGGCTGAGCAAGACCGAGGTGATCCAGCATCACACCGTGTGTCAGGGGAAAGCTCTATAATCATTGACCTCTTGGTGGaagttgtggtgtgggtgattggctattttcacgccaggtaccaggagtattgTGCCAGCAGGGGGCTGGTCGATCTCTTGTTGAGGGCTGAGCAAGACCGAGGTGATCCAGCATCACACCGTGTGTCAGGGGAAAGGTTTATAATCATTGACCTCTTGGTGGATGTTGTACGTAAGGAAAAACGCTCCTTGAGAGATCACCTGAGAAGGTCAAAGTTTGATATTAGTGCCGTGTACCAAGAGTTTAGAGAGCGCCCCAGATGGGAGAACATTTTAGTCAGCACTACCGGGGTGCTGTGTGCCCGGGGAGTAGAGCACAGGTTCATTACTCACATAATTGACCTGTGGAAGATGGTTAAAAATTCGACTGACGAGCTGTTGAAGCAGCGCCTGTCTACACTGTCAGTGCTGGCAAAAATGAAGGTAACCATATCCTTAGAGCTTTACTATAGTTTATACAGCAAAGACGGAAATATTGATAAATTAAAACATTGTTTGGAGAGGCTGACAGCCCCCGGCAGTAAGTGTAAATTAGTGAAGTTTCGTGGTGTCTTGTCTGAGGCAGCCatacccctcctgcctcacaccctcgagaccctcctcctggtcctcacaCTACAGCAACTGACCGTCCTCATCCGTCACCTGcctcaccttcctcacctgcagcgtcttg ACATTGGCCTGGACGTCAGGGGCTACGTggtcccggacaccctggacgccacgggctacgtggacccggacaccctgggcaGTCTGCCGTACCAGGGAAAGATACTCAACCTGACCATCAGCTGGGACCTCACTGATGACGACCGCGCCATAGACTGGTGCTGCCGCCTGGCGGCTCAGCTGTGTCCTCCCTCAAGAGGAGGGTATAGTCTCCTGTACTTCTTTAACACGCGTCTCACCA